The DNA window AAGAATATTCCTTAGACTTTTTTGTAGATAATGTGGAATTAGCAGATAAAATTTATAATATTTTATTTTCTAAAAAGAAAAAAATATTTAAAACGAATAAAAAAAATAAAATTTTAGTATATTTAAGAAATTCAGAAGATATAATGGATATATTAGTTTTAATGGATGCACTTCAACATTTTTTTGAGTATGAGGAAACAACTATTATAAAAAATTTAAAAAATAAAACAATCAGAGAAATGAATTGGGAAGTAGCTAATGAAACAAAAACTTTAAATACTGGAAATTATCAAATAAAAATGATAAAGTATATAGGTGAAAAAATTGGACTTAATAGTTTAAGTCCTGCCTTAGAAGAGGCCGCTTTTTTAAGATTAAACAATCCAGAAGACTCTTTACAAAGTTTAGCAGATATGATAAATATATCTAAGTCTGGAATAAGAAATCGTTTTAGAAGAATAGAAGAAATATATAATTCACTCTTAGAAGAGGAAAAGAATAGTTAGGAGCAATAAAAATAATGATAGTGGTAAATGATATATTGACAACAGATATTGATTTTAATGATACTTATGTAGCTATAGGAAATTTTGATGGAGTACATTATGGACATAAAAAACTTATAAAAGAAGCTATAAAAGCAGCTAGAGAAAATGGAAAAAAAGCTGTTGTATTTACTTTTGAAAATCATCCTATGGAAGTACTGTTTCCTGAGAGAAAGTTTGAGTATATAAATACAAATGAGGAAAAATTATATCTTCTTGAATCTTTAGGAGTAGATGTTGTTATAATGCAAAAGGTTAATCAAGAATTTTTAGAGTATACTCCTTTAGAATTTGTTAGAATTTTAAAAAATAAATTGAAAGTAAAAGAAATTTTTATAGGTTTTAATTTTTCTTTTGGTAAAGGTGGAGTAGGAAAAGTAGAAGATTTAGAGTATCTAGCAGAAGTTCATAATATAAAAGTTAATGAATTACCACCTGTTACACTAGATGGAGAACTTGTTAGTTCATCTTCAATAAGAAAAAAAATAGCTAATTCTGATTTTGATGGTGCAATAAAATTTTTAGACCACCCAATGTTAGTTATTGGAGAAGTTATACATGGTAAAAAAATAGCAAGAGAACTTGGTTTTCCAACAACTAATATAAAAATGGATAATAGATTATATCCCCCTTTTGGGATATATGGGGCTTTTTTACAAGTAGGGGATAAGAATTCACAAGTTTTATATGGAGTTGTAAATGTTGGATATAATCCAACTTTAAAACAAGAAATAAGTTTAGAAGCACATATATTAGATTTTGATAGAGAAGTTTATGGTGAGAAGGTATACATACAAATAGTTAAATTTATGAGAGA is part of the Fusobacterium nucleatum genome and encodes:
- the whiA gene encoding DNA-binding protein WhiA; the encoded protein is MSYSSNVKQEITKKIPATNLECLAEISSIFENKSISAKDGIEIKMENSILAKRVYSLIKATSSLKFGIKYSITKKFTEHKVYTITLYQQKGLKEFLDSFKFSYLDIIQNDEIFRGYIRGFFLSCGYIKDPKKEYSLDFFVDNVELADKIYNILFSKKKKIFKTNKKNKILVYLRNSEDIMDILVLMDALQHFFEYEETTIIKNLKNKTIREMNWEVANETKTLNTGNYQIKMIKYIGEKIGLNSLSPALEEAAFLRLNNPEDSLQSLADMINISKSGIRNRFRRIEEIYNSLLEEEKNS
- a CDS encoding bifunctional riboflavin kinase/FAD synthetase, translating into MIVVNDILTTDIDFNDTYVAIGNFDGVHYGHKKLIKEAIKAARENGKKAVVFTFENHPMEVLFPERKFEYINTNEEKLYLLESLGVDVVIMQKVNQEFLEYTPLEFVRILKNKLKVKEIFIGFNFSFGKGGVGKVEDLEYLAEVHNIKVNELPPVTLDGELVSSSSIRKKIANSDFDGAIKFLDHPMLVIGEVIHGKKIARELGFPTTNIKMDNRLYPPFGIYGAFLQVGDKNSQVLYGVVNVGYNPTLKQEISLEAHILDFDREVYGEKVYIQIVKFMREEKKFSSIDELKATIQADVDRWKLFKREMKYGRSCIKTQ